From a region of the Mycobacteroides saopaulense genome:
- a CDS encoding DUF2613 domain-containing protein, which translates to MTRFVVPAAASVLIGLLLGAAAVFGLTLSVEQDKKPVVTGIDPSTAILNRPDYGNRS; encoded by the coding sequence ATGACCAGATTTGTGGTGCCGGCCGCCGCGAGCGTGCTGATCGGGCTGCTGCTGGGCGCCGCTGCGGTCTTCGGCCTCACGCTGTCGGTCGAGCAGGACAAGAAGCCGGTGGTCACCGGCATCGATCCGTCGACGGCGATCCTCAACCGCCCGGATTACGGCAACCGGAGCTGA